The Cervus canadensis isolate Bull #8, Minnesota chromosome X, ASM1932006v1, whole genome shotgun sequence genome contains a region encoding:
- the MMGT1 gene encoding ER membrane protein complex subunit 5, translated as MAPSLWKGLVGIGLFALAHAAFSAAQHRSYMRLTEKEDESLPIDIVLQTLLAFAVTCYGIVHIAGEFKDMDATSELKNKTFDTLRNHPSFYVFNHRGRVLFRPSDTTNSSNQDALSSNTSLKLRKLESLRR; from the exons ATGGCGCCGTCGCTATGGAAGGGGCTGGTGGGCATCGGCCTCTTTGCCCTAGCCCACGCGGCCTTTTCCGCTGCGCAGC ATCGTTCTTATATGCGATTaacagaaaaggaagatgaatCACTGCCAATAGAT atagttcttcagacacttcTGGCCTTTGCAGTTACCTGTTACGGTATAGTTCATATTGCAGGGGAGTTTAAAGACATGGATGCCACTTCAGAACTAAAAAATAA gacatTTGACACACTAAGGAATCACCcatcattttatgtatttaatcatCGTGGTCGAGTACTGTTCCGGCCTTCGGATACAACAAATTCTTCAAACCAAGATGCATTGTCCTCTAACACATCATTGAAGTTACGAAAACTTGAATCACTGCGTCGTTAA